A window of the Tenebrio molitor chromosome 1, icTenMoli1.1, whole genome shotgun sequence genome harbors these coding sequences:
- the LOC138127079 gene encoding uncharacterized protein isoform X2, whose amino-acid sequence MGNKLCKKKSDVVDNPKSPTPFDRIINRLHLRPNSWKSDSHLNQKQVNRCKTNPDDPNCRKENVAHTQLLSKSSDWTDASLEVPDRDEAIHLRNPKLSLIFDNDASTPTPPPRKHKKGLREKIEAVAKNSLQAFQSKKPVEEPLCVKKTVAHTCPLDDHDCAIHNRNHKHDPKSNETNDNKKEKLKSVEDELKQAKRRKNLSVVSLPNYNELKLTVATFDDIDKKSDHSNNNSLVSLPTESKKLTTVSTGKLETCMTRCRSFGSLLPQQLLEKLRVRKIPIDIESDDSFGGLEDWDLRIIEHYNPRDTSLPRPSKLPRNNKDVLSQVEDLIVNEEDVEKPQVPARRSESLLKKINREASESAVERRSQAPNPQRALSVTPPSTPESKEENHSSYVSAGKLPTEENGQVEHSSLMKILEEFSIKDKQNGLDKGTRRNVEPKINTTMDSHPLIIPSSVELQKKIDSVEDFLNNEKSCTNRDMQHAKLGNMEMIKT is encoded by the exons CTGCGTCCGAATTCGTGGAAGTCGGATTCCCATTTGAACCAGAAGCAGGTCAACAG GTGCAAGACAAATCCCGACGACCCCAATTGCCGAAAGGAAAACGTAGCGCACACGCAACTCCTTTCCAAGTCGTCGGACTGGACGGACGCCTCGTTGGAGGTGCCCGACCGCGACGAAGCCATCCATTTGCGAAACCCCAAGTTGTCGCTGATTTTTGACAACGACGCCAGCACTCCCACACCGCCCCCGCGAAAACACAAGAAAGGCCTGAGAGAGAAGATCGAAGCCGTGGCCAAAAACAGCCTGCAAGCCTTCCAGTCGAAGAAACCTGTGGAAGAACCTTTATGTGTCAAGAAAACTGTGGCTCACACATGTCCACTGGATGACCACGACTGTGCCATACACAACCGCAATCACAAACACGACCCCAAATCGAACGAAACGAAcgacaacaaaaaagaaaaactgaagaGTGTGGAAGATGAGTTGAAGCAAGCCAAGAGGAGGAAAAATCTGTCGGTGGTGTCGCTGCCCAATTACAACGAGTTGAAACTGACGGTGGCCACCTTCGACGATATCGACAAGAAGTCTGACCACTCCAACAACAATTCTCTGGTGTCCTTGCCAACAGAGTCGAAGAAGTTGACAACGGTGTCGACTGGAAAGCTCGAAACGTGCATGACGAGATGCAGGAGTTTTGGATCTCTGTTGCCACAACAACTCTTGGAGAAACTACGTGTGAGGAAGATCCCTATAGATATAGAAAGTGACGACTCCTTCGGAGGACTGGAAGACTGGGATCTTCGCATCATTGAACACTACAATCCCAGAGACACCAGCTTGCCCAGACCTAGTAAACTTCCAAGGAACAACAAAGACGTGCTTTCTCAGGTGGAAGATTTGATTGTCAACGAGGAAGACGTCGAGAAACCGCAAGTTCCGGCGCGCAGGTCGGAGTCTTTGTTGAAGAAAATTAACAGGGAAGCTTCAGAATCAGCCGTGGAACGAAGGTCCCAAGCGCCGAACCCGCAAAGAGCGTTGAGTGTAACGCCGCCTTCGACTCCAGAAAGTAAAGAAGAAAATCACTCATCATATGTGAGCGCGGGCAAGTTACCAACTGAAGAAAATGGACAGGTCGAACATTCGAGTCTGATGAAAATTCTGGAGGAGTTCAGCATAAAAGATAAGCAGAATGGTCTGGACAAGGGGACAAGGAGAAATGTAGAACCCAAAATAAACACGACGATGGACAGTCATCCTCTAATTATACCGAGCAGTGTTGAGCTCCAAAAAAAGATCGATTCAGTGGAGGATTTTCTTAATAACGAGAAGTCGTGTACCAATAGAGACATGCAGCATGCCAAATTGGGCAATATGGAAATGATTAAGACGTGA
- the LOC138127079 gene encoding uncharacterized protein isoform X1, with amino-acid sequence MRQVVYTKLFTGFGHKSLNFRLCGVKMCEVQQHKGKISRWWQHIFKLRPNSWKSDSHLNQKQVNRCKTNPDDPNCRKENVAHTQLLSKSSDWTDASLEVPDRDEAIHLRNPKLSLIFDNDASTPTPPPRKHKKGLREKIEAVAKNSLQAFQSKKPVEEPLCVKKTVAHTCPLDDHDCAIHNRNHKHDPKSNETNDNKKEKLKSVEDELKQAKRRKNLSVVSLPNYNELKLTVATFDDIDKKSDHSNNNSLVSLPTESKKLTTVSTGKLETCMTRCRSFGSLLPQQLLEKLRVRKIPIDIESDDSFGGLEDWDLRIIEHYNPRDTSLPRPSKLPRNNKDVLSQVEDLIVNEEDVEKPQVPARRSESLLKKINREASESAVERRSQAPNPQRALSVTPPSTPESKEENHSSYVSAGKLPTEENGQVEHSSLMKILEEFSIKDKQNGLDKGTRRNVEPKINTTMDSHPLIIPSSVELQKKIDSVEDFLNNEKSCTNRDMQHAKLGNMEMIKT; translated from the exons CTGCGTCCGAATTCGTGGAAGTCGGATTCCCATTTGAACCAGAAGCAGGTCAACAG GTGCAAGACAAATCCCGACGACCCCAATTGCCGAAAGGAAAACGTAGCGCACACGCAACTCCTTTCCAAGTCGTCGGACTGGACGGACGCCTCGTTGGAGGTGCCCGACCGCGACGAAGCCATCCATTTGCGAAACCCCAAGTTGTCGCTGATTTTTGACAACGACGCCAGCACTCCCACACCGCCCCCGCGAAAACACAAGAAAGGCCTGAGAGAGAAGATCGAAGCCGTGGCCAAAAACAGCCTGCAAGCCTTCCAGTCGAAGAAACCTGTGGAAGAACCTTTATGTGTCAAGAAAACTGTGGCTCACACATGTCCACTGGATGACCACGACTGTGCCATACACAACCGCAATCACAAACACGACCCCAAATCGAACGAAACGAAcgacaacaaaaaagaaaaactgaagaGTGTGGAAGATGAGTTGAAGCAAGCCAAGAGGAGGAAAAATCTGTCGGTGGTGTCGCTGCCCAATTACAACGAGTTGAAACTGACGGTGGCCACCTTCGACGATATCGACAAGAAGTCTGACCACTCCAACAACAATTCTCTGGTGTCCTTGCCAACAGAGTCGAAGAAGTTGACAACGGTGTCGACTGGAAAGCTCGAAACGTGCATGACGAGATGCAGGAGTTTTGGATCTCTGTTGCCACAACAACTCTTGGAGAAACTACGTGTGAGGAAGATCCCTATAGATATAGAAAGTGACGACTCCTTCGGAGGACTGGAAGACTGGGATCTTCGCATCATTGAACACTACAATCCCAGAGACACCAGCTTGCCCAGACCTAGTAAACTTCCAAGGAACAACAAAGACGTGCTTTCTCAGGTGGAAGATTTGATTGTCAACGAGGAAGACGTCGAGAAACCGCAAGTTCCGGCGCGCAGGTCGGAGTCTTTGTTGAAGAAAATTAACAGGGAAGCTTCAGAATCAGCCGTGGAACGAAGGTCCCAAGCGCCGAACCCGCAAAGAGCGTTGAGTGTAACGCCGCCTTCGACTCCAGAAAGTAAAGAAGAAAATCACTCATCATATGTGAGCGCGGGCAAGTTACCAACTGAAGAAAATGGACAGGTCGAACATTCGAGTCTGATGAAAATTCTGGAGGAGTTCAGCATAAAAGATAAGCAGAATGGTCTGGACAAGGGGACAAGGAGAAATGTAGAACCCAAAATAAACACGACGATGGACAGTCATCCTCTAATTATACCGAGCAGTGTTGAGCTCCAAAAAAAGATCGATTCAGTGGAGGATTTTCTTAATAACGAGAAGTCGTGTACCAATAGAGACATGCAGCATGCCAAATTGGGCAATATGGAAATGATTAAGACGTGA
- the LOC138127079 gene encoding uncharacterized protein isoform X3, whose amino-acid sequence MEELRPNSWKSDSHLNQKQVNRCKTNPDDPNCRKENVAHTQLLSKSSDWTDASLEVPDRDEAIHLRNPKLSLIFDNDASTPTPPPRKHKKGLREKIEAVAKNSLQAFQSKKPVEEPLCVKKTVAHTCPLDDHDCAIHNRNHKHDPKSNETNDNKKEKLKSVEDELKQAKRRKNLSVVSLPNYNELKLTVATFDDIDKKSDHSNNNSLVSLPTESKKLTTVSTGKLETCMTRCRSFGSLLPQQLLEKLRVRKIPIDIESDDSFGGLEDWDLRIIEHYNPRDTSLPRPSKLPRNNKDVLSQVEDLIVNEEDVEKPQVPARRSESLLKKINREASESAVERRSQAPNPQRALSVTPPSTPESKEENHSSYVSAGKLPTEENGQVEHSSLMKILEEFSIKDKQNGLDKGTRRNVEPKINTTMDSHPLIIPSSVELQKKIDSVEDFLNNEKSCTNRDMQHAKLGNMEMIKT is encoded by the exons CTGCGTCCGAATTCGTGGAAGTCGGATTCCCATTTGAACCAGAAGCAGGTCAACAG GTGCAAGACAAATCCCGACGACCCCAATTGCCGAAAGGAAAACGTAGCGCACACGCAACTCCTTTCCAAGTCGTCGGACTGGACGGACGCCTCGTTGGAGGTGCCCGACCGCGACGAAGCCATCCATTTGCGAAACCCCAAGTTGTCGCTGATTTTTGACAACGACGCCAGCACTCCCACACCGCCCCCGCGAAAACACAAGAAAGGCCTGAGAGAGAAGATCGAAGCCGTGGCCAAAAACAGCCTGCAAGCCTTCCAGTCGAAGAAACCTGTGGAAGAACCTTTATGTGTCAAGAAAACTGTGGCTCACACATGTCCACTGGATGACCACGACTGTGCCATACACAACCGCAATCACAAACACGACCCCAAATCGAACGAAACGAAcgacaacaaaaaagaaaaactgaagaGTGTGGAAGATGAGTTGAAGCAAGCCAAGAGGAGGAAAAATCTGTCGGTGGTGTCGCTGCCCAATTACAACGAGTTGAAACTGACGGTGGCCACCTTCGACGATATCGACAAGAAGTCTGACCACTCCAACAACAATTCTCTGGTGTCCTTGCCAACAGAGTCGAAGAAGTTGACAACGGTGTCGACTGGAAAGCTCGAAACGTGCATGACGAGATGCAGGAGTTTTGGATCTCTGTTGCCACAACAACTCTTGGAGAAACTACGTGTGAGGAAGATCCCTATAGATATAGAAAGTGACGACTCCTTCGGAGGACTGGAAGACTGGGATCTTCGCATCATTGAACACTACAATCCCAGAGACACCAGCTTGCCCAGACCTAGTAAACTTCCAAGGAACAACAAAGACGTGCTTTCTCAGGTGGAAGATTTGATTGTCAACGAGGAAGACGTCGAGAAACCGCAAGTTCCGGCGCGCAGGTCGGAGTCTTTGTTGAAGAAAATTAACAGGGAAGCTTCAGAATCAGCCGTGGAACGAAGGTCCCAAGCGCCGAACCCGCAAAGAGCGTTGAGTGTAACGCCGCCTTCGACTCCAGAAAGTAAAGAAGAAAATCACTCATCATATGTGAGCGCGGGCAAGTTACCAACTGAAGAAAATGGACAGGTCGAACATTCGAGTCTGATGAAAATTCTGGAGGAGTTCAGCATAAAAGATAAGCAGAATGGTCTGGACAAGGGGACAAGGAGAAATGTAGAACCCAAAATAAACACGACGATGGACAGTCATCCTCTAATTATACCGAGCAGTGTTGAGCTCCAAAAAAAGATCGATTCAGTGGAGGATTTTCTTAATAACGAGAAGTCGTGTACCAATAGAGACATGCAGCATGCCAAATTGGGCAATATGGAAATGATTAAGACGTGA